Proteins encoded within one genomic window of Glycine soja cultivar W05 chromosome 1, ASM419377v2, whole genome shotgun sequence:
- the LOC114411481 gene encoding NAC transcription factor 29-like isoform X1, with amino-acid sequence MENRTSSVLPPGFRFHPTDEELIVYYLCNQASSRPCPASIIPEVDIYKFDPWELPDKTDFGEKEWYFFSPRERKYPNGVRPNRATVSGYWKATGTDKAIYSGSKHVGVKKALVFYKGKPPKGLKTDWIMHEYRLIGSRRQANRQVGSMRLDDWVLCRIYKKKNIGKSMEAKEDYPIAQINLTPANNNSEQELVKFPRTSSLTHLLEMDYLGPISHILPDASYNSTFDFQINTANGGIDPFVKPQLVEIPYATDSGKYQVKQNSTINPTIFVNQVYDQRG; translated from the exons ATGGAGAATAGAACAAGCTCTGTACTCCCACCTGGCTTCAGGTTTCACCCCACTGATGAGGAACTAATTGTGTACTACCTTTGCAACCAAGCCTCATCAAGGCCATGCCCTGCATCAATCATTCCAGAAGTGGATATCTATAAGTTTGATCCATGGGAATTACCTG ATAAAACAGACTTTGGAGAAAAGGAGTGGTACTTCTTTAGCCCACGAGAGAGGAAGTATCCAAATGGGGTGAGGCCTAATAGAGCAACCGTGTCTGGGTATTGGAAGGCCACTGGGACAGATAAAGCAATCTATAGTGGGTCTAAGCATGTAGGGGTGAAGAAGGCTTTGGTTTTTTACAAGGGTAAGCCACCAAAGGGTCTCAAGACAGATTGGATTATGCATGAGTATAGATTAATTGGATCAAGAAGACAAGCCAATAGACAAGTTGGATCCATGAGG CTAGATGACTGGGTCTTGTGTAGGATTTACAAGAAGAAGAATATTGGAAAATCAATGGAGGCAAAAGAGGACTACCCAATAGCCCAAATCAACCTTACACCAGCAAACAATAACAGTGAACAAGAATTGGTGAAATTTCCAAGGACTAGTTCCCTTACTCATCTTTTGGAAATGGATTACTTGGGTCCAATATCACATATATTACCTGATGCCTCATACAATTCAacctttgattttcaaattaacacTGCCAATGGTGGAATAGACCCGTTCGTAAAACCACAGCTGGTTGAAATCCCTTATGCAACAGATTCAGGGAAGTACCAGGTGAAACAGAATAGCACCATCAACCCCACCATATTTGTGAACCAAGTGTATGATCAAAGAGGAtaa
- the LOC114411481 gene encoding NAC domain-containing protein 2-like isoform X2 has protein sequence MENRTSSVLPPGFRFHPTDEELIVYYLCNQASSRPCPASIIPEVDIYKFDPWELPDKTDFGEKEWYFFSPRERKYPNGVRPNRATVSGYWKATGTDKAIYSGSKHVGVKKALVFYKGKPPKGLKTDWIMHEYRLIGSRRQANRQVGSMRDLQEEEYWKINGGKRGLPNSPNQPYTSKQ, from the exons ATGGAGAATAGAACAAGCTCTGTACTCCCACCTGGCTTCAGGTTTCACCCCACTGATGAGGAACTAATTGTGTACTACCTTTGCAACCAAGCCTCATCAAGGCCATGCCCTGCATCAATCATTCCAGAAGTGGATATCTATAAGTTTGATCCATGGGAATTACCTG ATAAAACAGACTTTGGAGAAAAGGAGTGGTACTTCTTTAGCCCACGAGAGAGGAAGTATCCAAATGGGGTGAGGCCTAATAGAGCAACCGTGTCTGGGTATTGGAAGGCCACTGGGACAGATAAAGCAATCTATAGTGGGTCTAAGCATGTAGGGGTGAAGAAGGCTTTGGTTTTTTACAAGGGTAAGCCACCAAAGGGTCTCAAGACAGATTGGATTATGCATGAGTATAGATTAATTGGATCAAGAAGACAAGCCAATAGACAAGTTGGATCCATGAGG GATTTACAAGAAGAAGAATATTGGAAAATCAATGGAGGCAAAAGAGGACTACCCAATAGCCCAAATCAACCTTACACCAGCAAACAATAA